The following coding sequences lie in one Monomorium pharaonis isolate MP-MQ-018 chromosome 1, ASM1337386v2, whole genome shotgun sequence genomic window:
- the LOC105828656 gene encoding N-alpha-acetyltransferase 80 isoform X1, producing MSRRRRRRRRASSRPTEIRQDMMATNVKYIVIPLHHRPDLIEDCCKLLNSEWPRSETARMKSLSVSCDNFPTCLVLIDDENKVLGHCKISLVAKSKVSCFIESVVIDCRCRSQGLGSKLLRGMEEYVAKRGLKNIYLKTDGQEVFYYKNGYKVCDPFKAYGINDIITASPPFGRTRFKERNGDQSAGQPPPPPPPMPTFQLSKFFDMRMLSQKTHMVKKL from the exons ATgagtcgccgtcgtcgtcgtcgccgacgAGCATCATCGCGCCCGACAGAAATACG GCAAGATATGATGGCAACCAACGTTAAATACATAGTGATACCTCTTCACCATCGGCCTGACTTGATCGAGGACTGTTGTAAGTTGCTTAATTCTGAATGGCCTCGAAGCGAGACTGCACG AATGAAATCTCTAAGTGTGTCTTGCGACAATTTTCCCACGTGTCTAGTTTTAATTGATGATGAAAACAAAGTTCTTGGACACTGCAAAATATCTCTGGTGGCTAAATCAAAAGTCAGCTGCTTCATAGAATCCG ttgtAATTGACTGTCGGTGTAGATCTCAAGGACTAGGATCTAAACTGTTGCGCGGCATGGAGGAGTACGTCGCGAAAAGGGGCCTGAAGAACATCTATCTAAAGACGGACGGTCAGGAGGTATTTTACTATAAGAACGGATACAAAGTGTGTGATCCGTTTAAAGCGTATGGCATTAACGATATCATAACCGCCAGTCCGCCCTTCGGCAGGACCAGATTTAAAGAGCGGAATGGCGATCAGTCCGCTGGGCAACCACCGCCTCCGCCGCCTCCGATGCCGACGTTTCAACTATCAAAGTTTTTCGACATGCGAATGTTATCTCAAAAGACTCACATGGTCAAGAAATTGTGA
- the LOC118647738 gene encoding flavin reductase (NADPH)-like isoform X1: MRCAMKRVVIFGSTGNTGLCSLRTAVEKGLKVRAFVRDKTKIPEDLKDKVEAFIGDVTNAKEVAKAVADTNAVVVVLGTRQDLNPTTVLSQGMRNIVHAMKTHNVGLVSVCLSVEFLEFLFDSAAPVIFQDVVDEHQRMLDIIKSSDLKWVAICPRAIAEMPKKEYTITFDVHSKPGVIISKYDLGAFLVECLEKPDYYQKIIGISNTAYLW, from the exons ATGAGATGTGCAATGAAGCGAGTCGTAATATTCGGCAGCACTGGGAACACCGGCCTCTGCTCTCTGAGGACTGCCGTGGAAAAAG GTTTGAAAGTACGAGCTTTTGTAAGAGACAAAACCAAAATCCCTGAGGATCTTAAAGATAAAGTCGAAGCATTTATTGGAGATGTAACTAACGCGAAGGAGGTTGCAAAAGCAGTAGCTGATACAAATGCTGTTGTGGTAGTACTTGGTACCAGACAAGACTTGA ACCCTACTACCGTGCTATCTCAAGGCATGAGAAATATAGTACATGCTATGAAAACGCATAATGTTGGTCTTGTCTCCGTATGTCTGTCAG TTGAATTTTTAGAGTTTTTGTTCGACTCTGCAGCACCGGTTATATTTCAAGATGTGGTCGACGAACATCAGCGTATgcttgatataattaaatcgaGTGATTTAAAGTGGGTGGCGATATGTCCACGAGCCATTGCAG AGATGCCAAAGAAGGAATATACTATTACATTTGATGTACATTCCAAACCTGGAGTTATAATCTCTAAATATGACTTGGGTGCGTTTCTCGTCGAATGTCTCGAGAAACCTGATTATTACCAAAAGATAATCGGTATCTCAAACACAGCATACCTCTGGTGA
- the LOC118647738 gene encoding flavin reductase (NADPH)-like isoform X4, with amino-acid sequence MRCAMKRVVIFGSTGNTGLCSLRTAVEKGLKVRAFVRDKTKIPEDLKDKVEAFIGDVTNAKEVAKAVADTNAVVVVLGTRQDLKFLFDSAAPVIFQDVVDEHQRMLDIIKSSDLKWVAICPRAIAEMPKKEYTITFDVHSKPGVIISKYDLGAFLVECLEKPDYYQKIIGISNTAYLW; translated from the exons ATGAGATGTGCAATGAAGCGAGTCGTAATATTCGGCAGCACTGGGAACACCGGCCTCTGCTCTCTGAGGACTGCCGTGGAAAAAG GTTTGAAAGTACGAGCTTTTGTAAGAGACAAAACCAAAATCCCTGAGGATCTTAAAGATAAAGTCGAAGCATTTATTGGAGATGTAACTAACGCGAAGGAGGTTGCAAAAGCAGTAGCTGATACAAATGCTGTTGTGGTAGTACTTGGTACCAGACAAGACTTGA AGTTTTTGTTCGACTCTGCAGCACCGGTTATATTTCAAGATGTGGTCGACGAACATCAGCGTATgcttgatataattaaatcgaGTGATTTAAAGTGGGTGGCGATATGTCCACGAGCCATTGCAG AGATGCCAAAGAAGGAATATACTATTACATTTGATGTACATTCCAAACCTGGAGTTATAATCTCTAAATATGACTTGGGTGCGTTTCTCGTCGAATGTCTCGAGAAACCTGATTATTACCAAAAGATAATCGGTATCTCAAACACAGCATACCTCTGGTGA
- the LOC105828655 gene encoding protein O-mannosyl-transferase 2, whose amino-acid sequence MRGGIQETACKSKNATISQTKEKGDATDWWLLFGGITALTLITRFYRVTEPQHVCWDETHFGKMGSWYINRTFFFDVHPPLGKMLIALSGYMTGYDGTFAFEKPGDKFENVNYIGMRVFCTILGATIVPLSYLIVWDFTKSICASVLASLLILCDVGLLTLNQYILLDPILLCFMMCATWGMARVASLRDRPFTRSWWSWLSFTGASLACTISVKFVGLFVVLLVGLYTAYELWRELSDLSKPISYVGKHLLARCICLILLPILLYMLFFYIHLSVLNKSGSGDGFYSSEFQSLLRGNSLYNATMPRQLAYGATITLKNHRTGGGYLHSHWHLYPEGVGARQQQITTYSHKDDNNLWLVKKYDTDVIPPEPELVKHGDLVRLEHITTRRNLHSHKEIAPISKKHYQVTGYGENGTGDANDVWKILITNGRDGDVVETVTSKLKFVHYLHHCVLTCSGKTLPKWGYSQQEVSCNPNMRDKNGLWNIEDNQYAKLPNVSFRVYAPGFLDRFLESHAVMLQGNSDLKVKEGEVSSRPWQWPINYRGQFFSGNNQRIYLLGNPIIWWGNIVFLVIFIILYVYASVREQRGCVDNAVVLEQRSKITHAGKWLFLGWILHYVPFWAMTRVLYFHHYFPALLYSSMLTGITLNYIIESFLLLLPDKVRNMIYHIALGTIVSVIAYSFYLFSPLAYGMDGPSAMDPESSMHSLRWMESWEF is encoded by the exons ATGAGAGGCGGCATCCAAGAAACCGCTTGCAAATCGAAAAATGCAACGATATCGCAAACGAAGGAAAAGGGAGATGCGAC aGATTGGTGGCTTCTGTTTGGAGGCATAACTGCACTTACTCTGATCACCCGATTTTACAGGGTCACAGAACCTCAGCATGTATG ttGGGACGAAACACACTTCGGCAAAATGGGCAGCTGGTACATAAACAGAACGTTCTTCTTTGACGTTCATCCACCTTTGGGAAAG atgcTTATTGCTTTGTCTGGGTACATGACTGGCTATGATGGAACATTTGCTTTTGAAAAACCAGGagacaaatttgaaaatgtcaattacataGGCATGAGAGTt ttCTGCACAATTTTGGGCGCAACTATTGTCCCTCTGTCATATCTTATTGTATGGGACTTTACCAAGTCAATTTGTGCCTCTGTGCTTGCATCCCTCCTCATTTTGTGtg ATGTAGGTTTGTTGACGTTGAATCAATATATCTTGCTGGATCCCATATTGTTGTGTTTTATGATGTGTGCGACATGGGGCATGGCGCGTGTGGCATCACTTCGAGATCGACCATTCACGCGATCCTGGTGGTCGTGGTTGTCGTTCACCGGAGCTTCGCTCGCGTGCACGATTAGCGTGAAATTTGTCGGACTCTTTGTTGTCCTGCTTGTGGGTCTTTACACCGCTTACGAGCTCTGGCGAGAATTGAGTGATTTGTCAAAGCCTATT TCTTATGTGGGGAAACATTTGTTAGCAAGGtgcatttgtctcatcttattACCGATTTTACTTTACATGCTGTTTTTTTATATCCATCTTTCTGTTTTGAATAAAAG CGGAAGTGGCGATGGTTTCTACAGTTCGGAATTTCAGTCGCTGTTACGCGGTAATTCATTATATAACGCGACGATGCCGCGACAATTGGCGTATGGTGCcactattacattaaaaaatcatcGCACAGGCGGCGGTTACTTACATTCCCACTGGCATTTGTATCCTGAGGGAGTCGGCGCGAGGCAGCAACAG ATTACGACTTATTCCCACAAAGACGATAACAATCTGTGGTTGGTGAAAAAATACGACACAGATGTGATACCGCCGGAGCCGGAATTAGTTAAACACGGCGACCTTGTGCGTCTGGAACACATTACGACGAGACGAAATTTACATTCGCACAAGGAAATTGCGCCGATTTCGAAGAAACATTACCAAGTCACCGGATATGGAGAG AACGGTACGGGTGATGCTAACGACGTTTGGAAGATATTAATAACGAATGGAAGGGATGGCGACGTGGTAGAGACGGTGACGAGTAAATTAAAGTTTGTGCATTATCTTCATCATTGCGTGCTGACGTGTAGTGGTAAAACGCTGCCGAAATG gGGATACAGCCAACAGGAGGTTTCTTGCAACCCCAACATGAGAGATAAAAATGGACTATGGAACATTGAGGACAATCAATACGCCAAAT TACCAAATGTCAGTTTCCGAGTGTACGCGCCGGGATTCCTCGACAGATTCCTGGAGTCACACGCCGTGATGCTGCAAGGCAATTCGGATCTAAAAGTGAAGGAAGGAGAGGTGTCCTCGCGGCCATGGCAGTGGCCTATAAATTACAGg GGGCAATTTTTCTCCGGAAATAATCAAAGGATATATTTGCTCGGCAACCCTATCATTTGGTGGGGAAACATAGTCTTccttgtaatatttataattctttatgtCTACGCTTCTGTACGCGAGCAACGGGGTTGCGTCGACAACGCCGTTGTGCTCGAACAGCGAAGCAAAATAACGCACGCTGGAAAGTGGCTCTTCCTTGGATGGATCTTGCATTATGTGCCTTTTTGGGCGATGACCAGAGTGCTGTATTTTCATCATTACTTCCCAGCTTTGCTGTACAGCTCCATGCTGACCGGGATCAcgttaaattatatcattgaGAGCTTCCTGCTGCTACTACCTGATAAAGTGAGGAATATGATTTATCATATCGCGCTAGGAACCATAGTTTCCGTCATTGCATATAG cTTTTATCTGTTCTCACCGTTAGCTTACGGGATGGATGGTCCATCCGCCATGGATCCCGAGAGCTCGATGCATTCTTTAAGATGGATGGAATCTTgggaattttaa
- the LOC118647738 gene encoding flavin reductase (NADPH)-like isoform X3, whose amino-acid sequence MRCAMKRVVIFGSTGNTGLCSLRTAVEKGLKVRAFVRDKTKIPEDLKDKVEAFIGDVTNAKEVAKAVADTNAVVVVLGTRQDLNPTTVLSQGMRNIVHAMKTHNVGLVSVCLSAPVIFQDVVDEHQRMLDIIKSSDLKWVAICPRAIAEMPKKEYTITFDVHSKPGVIISKYDLGAFLVECLEKPDYYQKIIGISNTAYLW is encoded by the exons ATGAGATGTGCAATGAAGCGAGTCGTAATATTCGGCAGCACTGGGAACACCGGCCTCTGCTCTCTGAGGACTGCCGTGGAAAAAG GTTTGAAAGTACGAGCTTTTGTAAGAGACAAAACCAAAATCCCTGAGGATCTTAAAGATAAAGTCGAAGCATTTATTGGAGATGTAACTAACGCGAAGGAGGTTGCAAAAGCAGTAGCTGATACAAATGCTGTTGTGGTAGTACTTGGTACCAGACAAGACTTGA ACCCTACTACCGTGCTATCTCAAGGCATGAGAAATATAGTACATGCTATGAAAACGCATAATGTTGGTCTTGTCTCCGTATGTCTGTCAG CACCGGTTATATTTCAAGATGTGGTCGACGAACATCAGCGTATgcttgatataattaaatcgaGTGATTTAAAGTGGGTGGCGATATGTCCACGAGCCATTGCAG AGATGCCAAAGAAGGAATATACTATTACATTTGATGTACATTCCAAACCTGGAGTTATAATCTCTAAATATGACTTGGGTGCGTTTCTCGTCGAATGTCTCGAGAAACCTGATTATTACCAAAAGATAATCGGTATCTCAAACACAGCATACCTCTGGTGA
- the LOC118647766 gene encoding flavin reductase (NADPH)-like translates to MKRVVIFGSTGVTGLCSLRTAVEKGLEVRVLVRDKNKIPKDLIDKVEVVVGNVTNAKDVAKTVAGTDAVVVILGTGKDLSPTTVLSEGMQNIINAMKAHNIEVVSVCLSGYLFYALEETPALYIEGTKEHQRMFDIIKSSGLKWVAVFPPYITGAPKSKYTVTIDSVPGRLISKHDLGEFLVECIENPDYYQKIVGLANTA, encoded by the exons ATGAAGCGAGTCGTGATATTCGGAAGTACAGGAGTCACCGGCCTCTGCTCTCTGAGGACCGCCGTagaaaaag GTCTGGAAGTGCGAGTTTTGGTAAGGGATAAGAATAAGATTCCTAAAGATCTTATAGATAAAGTTGAAGTAGTTGTTGGAAATGTTACTAACGCGAAAGATGTTGCAAAGACGGTAGCTGGTACAGATGCTGTCGTAGTAATACTTGGAACCGGGAAAGACTTAA GTCCTACTACTGTACTATCTGAAGgcatgcaaaatataataaatgccaTGAAAGCGCATAATATTGAAGTAGTCTCCGTATGTCTATCGG GATATTTGTTTTACGCGCTTGAAGAAACGCCTGCTCTGTATATAGAAGGGACCAAAGAGCATCAGCGCATGTTTGATATAATCAAATCAAGTGGCTTAAAGTGGGTGGCGGTATTTCCACCATATATTACAG GAGCACCAAAGTCCAAGTACACTGTTACAATCGATTCTGTACCTGGACGACTAATTTCCAAACACGACTTGGGTGAATTTCTCGTTGAATGTATTGAGAATCCTGATTATTACCAAAAGATAGTCGGCCTCGCAAACACAGCATAA
- the LOC118647753 gene encoding flavin reductase (NADPH)-like produces the protein MKRVVIFGSTGVTGLCSLRTAVEKGLEVRVLVRDKNKIPKDLIDKVEAVIGDVTNAEDVAKAVAGTDAVVVILGIGKNLSPSTVLSEGMQNIINAMKAHNVELVSVCLSGFLFYTLEETPAMCKDLTIEHQRMFDITKSSGLKWVAVFPPWITGAPKSKYTVTIDSVAGRVISKHDLGAFLVECLENPDYYQKIVGLATQHKTCRNVKIHE, from the exons ATGAAGCGAGTCGTGATATTCGGAAGTACAGGAGTCACCGGCCTCTGCTCTCTGAGGACCGCCGTagaaaaag GTCTGGAAGTGCGAGTTTTGGTAAGGGATAAGAATAAGATTCCCAAAGATCTTATAGATAAAGTTGAAGCAGTTATTGGAGATGTAACTAACGCGGAAGATGTTGCAAAGGCGGTAGCTGGTACAGATGCTGTCGTAGTAATACTTGGAATCGGGAAAAACTTAA gTCCTTCTACTGTACTATCTGAAGgcatgcaaaatataataaatgccaTGAAAGCGCATAATGTTGAACTAGTCTCCGTATGTCTATCAG GATTCTTGTTTTACACACTTGAAGAAACGCCTGCTATGTGTAAAGACTTGACTATAGAACATCAGCGCATGTTTGATATAACCAAATCAAGTGGCTTAAAGTGGGTGGCGGTATTTCCACCATGGATTACAG GAGCACCAAAGTCCAAGTACACTGTTACGATCGATTCTGTAGCTGGACGAGTAATTTCCAAACACGACTTGGGTGCATTTCTCGTTGAATGTCTCGAGAATCCTGATTATTACCAAAAGATAGTTGGCCTCGCAACACAGCATAAGACGTGTAGGaatgtaaaaatacatgaataa
- the LOC118647738 gene encoding flavin reductase (NADPH)-like isoform X2, translated as MRCAMKRVVIFGSTGNTGLCSLRTAVEKGLKVRAFVRDKTKIPEDLKDKVEAFIGDVTNAKEVAKAVADTNAVVVVLGTRQDLNPTTVLSQGMRNIVHAMKTHNVGLVSVCLSEFLFDSAAPVIFQDVVDEHQRMLDIIKSSDLKWVAICPRAIAEMPKKEYTITFDVHSKPGVIISKYDLGAFLVECLEKPDYYQKIIGISNTAYLW; from the exons ATGAGATGTGCAATGAAGCGAGTCGTAATATTCGGCAGCACTGGGAACACCGGCCTCTGCTCTCTGAGGACTGCCGTGGAAAAAG GTTTGAAAGTACGAGCTTTTGTAAGAGACAAAACCAAAATCCCTGAGGATCTTAAAGATAAAGTCGAAGCATTTATTGGAGATGTAACTAACGCGAAGGAGGTTGCAAAAGCAGTAGCTGATACAAATGCTGTTGTGGTAGTACTTGGTACCAGACAAGACTTGA ACCCTACTACCGTGCTATCTCAAGGCATGAGAAATATAGTACATGCTATGAAAACGCATAATGTTGGTCTTGTCTCCGTATGTCTGTCAG AGTTTTTGTTCGACTCTGCAGCACCGGTTATATTTCAAGATGTGGTCGACGAACATCAGCGTATgcttgatataattaaatcgaGTGATTTAAAGTGGGTGGCGATATGTCCACGAGCCATTGCAG AGATGCCAAAGAAGGAATATACTATTACATTTGATGTACATTCCAAACCTGGAGTTATAATCTCTAAATATGACTTGGGTGCGTTTCTCGTCGAATGTCTCGAGAAACCTGATTATTACCAAAAGATAATCGGTATCTCAAACACAGCATACCTCTGGTGA
- the LOC118647757 gene encoding flavin reductase (NADPH)-like: MRCEMKQVVIFGSTGNTGLCSLRTAVEKGLKVRAFVRDKTKIPEDLKNKVEAVIGDVTNAKKVAKAVADTDAVVVVLGTRQDWNPTTVLSQGMRNIVHAMKTHNVGLVSVCLSEFCIDLGTVPVAFQDVVDEHRRMLDIIKSSGLKWVAICPPVIAEISKKEYTIAFDSIPGSVISKYDLGAFLVECLEKPDYYQKIIGISNTAYLL; encoded by the exons ATGAGATGTGAAATGAAGCAAGTCGTAATATTCGGCAGCACTGGGAACACCGGCCTCTGCTCTCTGAGGACCGCCGTGGAAAAAG GTTTGAAAGTACGAGCTTTTGTAAGAGACAAAACCAAAATTCCTGAAGaccttaaaaataaagttgaaGCAGTTATTGGAGATGTAACTAACGCGAAAAAGGTTGCAAAAGCAGTAGCTGATACCGATGCTGTCGTGGTAGTACTTGGTACCAGGCAAGACTGGA ACCCTACTACCGTGCTATCTCAAGGCATGCGAAATATAGTACATGCTATGAAAACGCATAATGTTGGTCTTGTCTCCGTATGTCTGTCAG agttttgtatCGACCTTGGAACAGTACCAGTTGCATTTCAAGATGTGGTCGATGAACATCGGCGTATgcttgatataattaaatcgaGTGGTTTAAAGTGGGTGGCGATATGTCCACCAGTCATTGCAG aGATATCAAAGAAGGAATATACTATTGCATTTGATTCCATACCTGGAAGTGTAATCTCTAAATATGACTTGGGTGCGTTTCTCGTCGAATGTCTCGAGAAACCTGATTATTACCAAAAGATAATCGGCATCTCAAACACAGCATACCtcttatga
- the LOC118647722 gene encoding flavin reductase (NADPH)-like: MRCEMKQVVIFGSTGNTGLCSLRTAVEKGLKVRAFVRDKTKIPEDLKNKVEAVIGDVTNAKEVAKAVADTDAVVVVLGTRQDLNYTTVLSQGMRNIVHAMKTHNVGLVSVCLSEFCIDLGAVPVIFQDVVDEHRRMLDIIKSSGLKWVAICPPVIAEISKKEYTIAFDSIPGSVISKYDLGAFLVECLEKPDYYQKIIGISNTAYLL; encoded by the exons ATGAGATGTGAAATGAAGCAAGTCGTAATATTCGGCAGCACTGGGAACACCGGCCTCTGCTCTCTGAGGACCGCCGTAGAAAAAG GTTTGAAAGTACGAGCTTTTGTAAGAGACAAAACCAAAATTCCTGAAGACCTTAAAAATAAAGTCGAAGCAGTTATTGGAGATGTAACTAACGCGAAGGAGGTTGCAAAAGCAGTAGCTGATACAGATGCTGTCGTGGTAGTACTTGGTACCAGGCAAGACTTGA ATTATACTACCGTGCTATCCCAAGGCATGCGAAATATAGTACATGCTATGAAAACGCATAATGTTGGTCTTGTCTCCGTATGTCTGTCAG AGTTTTGTATCGACCTTGGAGCAGTACCAGTTATATTTCAAGATGTGGTCGATGAACATCGGCGTATgcttgatataattaaatcgaGTGGTTTAAAGTGGGTGGCGATATGTCCACCAGTCATTGCAG aGATATCAAAGAAGGAATATACTATTGCATTTGATTCCATACCTGGAAGTGTAATCTCTAAATATGACTTGGGTGCGTTTCTTGTCGAATGTCTCGAGAAACCTGATTATTACCAAAAGATAATCGGCATCTCAAACACAGCATACCTCTTGTGA
- the LOC105828656 gene encoding N-alpha-acetyltransferase 80 isoform X2 — translation MMATNVKYIVIPLHHRPDLIEDCCKLLNSEWPRSETARMKSLSVSCDNFPTCLVLIDDENKVLGHCKISLVAKSKVSCFIESVVIDCRCRSQGLGSKLLRGMEEYVAKRGLKNIYLKTDGQEVFYYKNGYKVCDPFKAYGINDIITASPPFGRTRFKERNGDQSAGQPPPPPPPMPTFQLSKFFDMRMLSQKTHMVKKL, via the exons ATGATGGCAACCAACGTTAAATACATAGTGATACCTCTTCACCATCGGCCTGACTTGATCGAGGACTGTTGTAAGTTGCTTAATTCTGAATGGCCTCGAAGCGAGACTGCACG AATGAAATCTCTAAGTGTGTCTTGCGACAATTTTCCCACGTGTCTAGTTTTAATTGATGATGAAAACAAAGTTCTTGGACACTGCAAAATATCTCTGGTGGCTAAATCAAAAGTCAGCTGCTTCATAGAATCCG ttgtAATTGACTGTCGGTGTAGATCTCAAGGACTAGGATCTAAACTGTTGCGCGGCATGGAGGAGTACGTCGCGAAAAGGGGCCTGAAGAACATCTATCTAAAGACGGACGGTCAGGAGGTATTTTACTATAAGAACGGATACAAAGTGTGTGATCCGTTTAAAGCGTATGGCATTAACGATATCATAACCGCCAGTCCGCCCTTCGGCAGGACCAGATTTAAAGAGCGGAATGGCGATCAGTCCGCTGGGCAACCACCGCCTCCGCCGCCTCCGATGCCGACGTTTCAACTATCAAAGTTTTTCGACATGCGAATGTTATCTCAAAAGACTCACATGGTCAAGAAATTGTGA